In the genome of Thermoanaerobaculia bacterium, one region contains:
- a CDS encoding APC family permease yields the protein MNPDPAPAERAELRRDVSVWGSFMWGYADVGADIYAALGLVIAYTMGAAPLAFLVAGIVYIMIGFAYTEMAATYPVAGGGHYYALRGLGDFTGFLSGSALLLDYTIDIALFSVMAAGYVNFFVPSLGKVSVTWGPLRDFNPVWLGESLFIIVMLTLLNIKGMKESSLFNEIIGGIDILTESSIIILGFVLAWKPELLAHQWTHAFPSMKQFMYGSSLAIISFVGLESISQAAQETRRPATIVPRTSITLIFTVFIFALAFSTLANGLLPWEVFRDAKSDPVATLAHRIPFIGVAAGPFAALLGATILSISANSGIMSASRLSYSMSELKILSPWFDKVHARFRTPVRAILVFSAIGALQTLLAFLFGRDEALDVLANMYAFGATLGYFVVFIAAIRLRFSDPYSPRPYKIPLNLKVKSKSGQTIDVPILGFFGAASVLFVFVEVVLTHRIGRIAGPSWVALCFVYYAWFRKKNGYPVFGSIPRNWETDQKAILKSAEEFEMLEKYEAALGARDRARARAAEREEP from the coding sequence ATGAATCCCGATCCCGCGCCCGCCGAGCGCGCGGAGCTGCGCCGCGACGTCTCGGTGTGGGGCTCCTTCATGTGGGGCTACGCGGACGTCGGCGCCGACATCTACGCGGCGCTCGGGCTCGTCATCGCGTACACGATGGGCGCCGCGCCCCTCGCGTTCCTCGTCGCCGGGATCGTCTACATCATGATCGGCTTCGCGTACACGGAGATGGCCGCGACGTACCCGGTCGCGGGCGGGGGACACTACTACGCCTTGCGCGGACTCGGCGATTTCACCGGTTTCCTCTCCGGGTCGGCGCTCCTCCTGGACTACACGATCGACATCGCGCTCTTCTCGGTCATGGCGGCCGGGTACGTGAACTTCTTCGTGCCGTCGCTCGGGAAGGTCTCGGTGACCTGGGGACCGCTCCGCGACTTCAACCCGGTCTGGCTCGGCGAGTCGCTCTTCATCATCGTGATGCTGACCCTCCTGAACATCAAGGGGATGAAGGAATCGTCGCTCTTCAACGAAATCATCGGAGGAATCGACATCCTCACGGAATCGTCCATCATCATCCTCGGGTTCGTCCTCGCGTGGAAGCCGGAGCTCCTCGCGCACCAGTGGACCCACGCGTTCCCGTCGATGAAGCAGTTCATGTACGGCTCCTCGCTCGCCATCATCTCGTTCGTCGGGCTCGAGTCCATCTCCCAGGCCGCGCAGGAAACGCGGCGACCGGCGACGATCGTCCCGCGGACGTCGATCACGCTCATCTTCACCGTCTTCATCTTCGCGCTCGCGTTCTCGACGCTCGCCAACGGACTGCTTCCGTGGGAGGTCTTCCGCGACGCCAAGTCCGATCCCGTCGCGACTCTCGCTCACCGGATCCCCTTCATCGGCGTGGCGGCGGGGCCCTTCGCGGCGCTCCTGGGCGCGACGATCCTTTCGATCTCCGCCAATTCCGGCATCATGTCGGCCTCGCGCCTCTCCTACTCGATGTCGGAGCTGAAGATCCTCTCCCCGTGGTTCGACAAGGTGCACGCCCGGTTCCGCACGCCCGTCCGGGCGATCCTCGTGTTTTCGGCGATCGGCGCCCTCCAGACGCTCCTCGCCTTCCTCTTCGGCAGGGACGAGGCGCTCGACGTCCTCGCCAACATGTACGCCTTCGGCGCGACCCTCGGGTACTTCGTCGTCTTCATCGCGGCCATCCGGCTGCGGTTTTCGGACCCGTACAGTCCCCGGCCGTACAAGATCCCGCTGAACCTCAAGGTCAAATCGAAATCCGGACAGACGATCGACGTCCCGATCCTCGGTTTCTTCGGCGCGGCCTCGGTCCTCTTCGTTTTCGTGGAGGTCGTGCTCACCCACAGGATCGGCCGCATCGCCGGCCCTTCGTGGGTGGCGCTCTGTTTCGTGTATTACGCGTGGTTCCGGAAGAAGAACGGGTATCCCGTCTTCGGCTCCATCCCGCGAAACTGGGAAACGGACCAGAAAGCGATCCTGAAATCCGCCGAGGAATTCGAGATGCTCGAGAAGTACGAAGCGGCGCTCGGCGCCCGCGATCGGGCGCGGGCGCGGGCGGCGGAACGGGAGGAGCCTTGA
- the carB gene encoding carbamoyl-phosphate synthase large subunit, with protein MPRRNDIESILVIGSGPIVIGQACEFDYSGTQAVKALKREGYRVALVNSNPATIMTDPELADATYIEPLTPSTVARIVEREKPDAILPTVGGQTAINLALALSDSGLLEKLGVELIGANESAMRLAEDRDLFKKAMLEIGADVARSDTARSLGDAERIAGMLGFPLVIRPSFTLGGSGGGIAADPDTFRKLVRHGLSESPSHEVLIEESLLGWKEFELEVMRDLEDNVIIVCSIENFDPMGVHTGDSITVAPQMTLSDREYQAMRDEAKAVIRRVGVETGGSNIQFAVHPQTGRRVIIEMNPRVSRSSALASKATGFPIAKMAALLSVGYTLAEIPNDITKKTPACFEPSLDYVVVKIPRWTFEKFPKADSRLTIQMKSVGEAMAIGRTFPEALGKAIRSLEIDRYGLDDGGPDLPRDEVAARLATPTPERLFHVRRGFRAGMEIPELHAITGIDPWFLAQIRETLDLEGPLADPARADDPDILRMAKGSGYSDRAIARLRGVSEEEVRRFRLASGIRPVYKRIDTCAAEFDAETPYFYSTYEAENESIRTDKRKIAILGGGPNRIGQGIEFDYCCVHASYALREAGYETVMINCNPETVSTDYDTSDRLYFEPLTFEDVAEILDNEKPEGVLVQFGGQTPLKLARRLEAAGFPIAGTSPDSIDLAEDRVRFGALLGELGLAAPAHAEALSKEEAIAAARRLGYPLIVRPSYVLGGRAMAVVFDDDSLAVFMERAREVSPEHPVFLDRFLEDAVELDVDCLSDGRDVWIGGVQQHIEEAGIHSGDSYSVLPPWKISPSELAEIKDATRRLARALGVKGLMNTQFAIQNRVLHVLEVNPRASRTVPFVSKAIGVPMAKHAARLAVGMPLASLGLPDEREPLDFFIKGPVFPFKKFPGEDTLLGPEMKSTGEVMGVSPRFGHAFAKACEGAGLLFPTAGTVFLTVNPYDKEAIVPVARELAAMGFGLYATEGTAARLAAAGLSATTIFKVNEGTPNAVDRMEAGEIQMVINTPLGKLSHYDEAAIRSAALRLNIPCLTTMSAAAAAVEAIRALLERAVEVSALQDFHAE; from the coding sequence GTGCCCCGCCGTAACGACATCGAATCGATCCTGGTGATTGGAAGCGGACCGATCGTCATCGGTCAGGCGTGCGAATTCGACTATTCGGGGACCCAGGCCGTGAAGGCGTTGAAGCGGGAAGGGTACCGCGTCGCGCTCGTCAACTCGAACCCCGCGACGATCATGACCGACCCGGAACTCGCCGACGCGACCTACATCGAGCCGCTGACGCCGTCGACCGTCGCGCGCATCGTGGAGCGGGAAAAGCCGGACGCGATCCTCCCGACCGTCGGCGGCCAGACGGCGATCAATCTCGCCCTGGCGCTCTCCGATTCGGGACTGCTCGAGAAGCTCGGCGTCGAGCTGATCGGAGCGAACGAGAGCGCGATGCGGCTCGCCGAGGACCGCGACCTGTTCAAGAAGGCCATGCTCGAGATCGGCGCGGACGTGGCGCGCTCCGACACGGCCCGGAGCCTCGGGGACGCGGAGCGCATCGCGGGAATGCTCGGTTTTCCGCTCGTCATCCGGCCCTCCTTCACGCTCGGCGGGTCGGGGGGAGGGATCGCGGCCGATCCCGACACCTTCCGGAAGCTGGTCCGTCACGGCCTCTCGGAATCGCCGTCCCACGAGGTCCTGATCGAGGAGTCGCTCCTCGGCTGGAAGGAATTCGAGCTGGAGGTCATGCGCGACCTCGAGGACAACGTGATCATCGTCTGCTCGATCGAGAACTTCGACCCGATGGGAGTCCACACGGGCGACTCGATCACCGTGGCGCCCCAGATGACGCTCTCCGACCGCGAATACCAGGCGATGCGCGACGAGGCGAAGGCGGTGATCCGCCGGGTCGGCGTCGAGACCGGCGGATCGAACATCCAGTTCGCGGTCCACCCGCAGACGGGGCGGCGCGTGATCATCGAAATGAATCCGCGCGTCTCCCGCTCGTCGGCGCTCGCCTCCAAGGCGACGGGTTTCCCGATCGCGAAGATGGCCGCCCTCCTCTCGGTCGGTTACACGCTCGCGGAGATCCCGAACGACATCACGAAGAAGACGCCGGCCTGCTTCGAGCCGTCGCTCGACTACGTCGTCGTGAAGATCCCGCGCTGGACGTTCGAGAAGTTCCCGAAGGCCGACTCGCGCCTGACGATCCAGATGAAGTCGGTCGGCGAGGCCATGGCGATCGGCCGGACGTTCCCGGAGGCGCTCGGCAAGGCGATCCGTTCGCTCGAGATCGACCGGTACGGCCTCGACGACGGCGGCCCGGACCTTCCGCGGGACGAGGTCGCGGCGCGCCTCGCGACGCCGACGCCGGAGCGGCTCTTCCACGTGCGGCGGGGCTTCCGCGCGGGAATGGAGATCCCCGAGCTGCACGCGATCACCGGCATCGACCCGTGGTTCCTGGCGCAGATCCGCGAGACGCTCGATCTCGAGGGGCCGCTCGCCGATCCCGCCCGCGCGGACGATCCCGACATCCTGCGGATGGCCAAGGGGAGCGGCTACTCCGACCGCGCGATCGCCCGGCTCCGCGGCGTTTCGGAGGAGGAGGTGCGCCGGTTCCGTCTCGCCTCGGGGATCCGGCCCGTCTACAAGCGGATCGACACCTGCGCGGCGGAATTCGACGCGGAAACGCCCTACTTCTACTCGACGTACGAGGCGGAGAACGAATCGATCCGGACGGACAAGCGGAAGATCGCGATCCTCGGCGGCGGCCCGAACCGGATCGGACAGGGGATCGAGTTCGACTACTGCTGCGTTCACGCGTCCTACGCGCTCCGCGAGGCCGGGTACGAGACCGTGATGATCAACTGCAATCCGGAGACCGTCTCGACCGACTACGACACCTCCGATCGCCTCTACTTCGAGCCGCTCACGTTCGAGGACGTGGCCGAGATCCTCGACAACGAGAAGCCGGAAGGCGTGCTCGTGCAGTTCGGGGGGCAGACGCCCCTGAAGCTCGCCCGCCGGCTGGAGGCCGCGGGCTTTCCGATCGCGGGGACGAGTCCCGACTCGATCGACCTCGCGGAAGACCGCGTCCGGTTCGGCGCCCTGCTCGGCGAGCTCGGGCTCGCCGCTCCCGCACACGCCGAGGCGCTGTCGAAGGAGGAGGCGATCGCCGCCGCGCGCCGCCTCGGCTACCCGCTGATCGTGCGCCCCTCCTACGTCCTCGGCGGCCGCGCGATGGCGGTGGTCTTCGACGACGACTCGCTCGCCGTCTTCATGGAACGCGCGCGCGAGGTCTCGCCCGAGCACCCGGTCTTCCTCGACCGGTTCCTGGAGGATGCCGTCGAGCTCGACGTCGACTGTCTCTCCGACGGCCGGGACGTGTGGATCGGCGGCGTGCAGCAGCACATCGAGGAGGCGGGAATCCATTCGGGCGATTCGTATTCCGTCCTCCCGCCGTGGAAGATCTCGCCCTCCGAGCTCGCCGAGATCAAGGACGCGACCCGGCGGCTCGCGCGGGCCCTCGGCGTCAAGGGGCTCATGAACACGCAGTTCGCGATCCAGAATCGCGTGCTGCACGTCCTGGAGGTGAACCCCCGCGCCTCAAGGACGGTGCCGTTCGTGTCGAAGGCGATCGGCGTGCCGATGGCCAAGCACGCGGCGCGGCTGGCGGTCGGGATGCCGCTCGCGTCGCTCGGCCTCCCCGACGAGCGCGAGCCTCTCGATTTCTTCATCAAGGGGCCGGTCTTCCCCTTCAAGAAGTTCCCCGGAGAGGACACGCTCCTCGGCCCGGAGATGAAATCGACGGGAGAGGTGATGGGAGTCTCTCCGCGCTTCGGCCACGCGTTCGCCAAGGCCTGTGAGGGAGCGGGACTCCTGTTCCCGACGGCCGGCACGGTCTTCCTGACGGTCAACCCGTACGACAAGGAAGCGATCGTCCCGGTCGCCCGCGAGCTCGCCGCGATGGGCTTCGGCCTGTACGCGACGGAAGGGACGGCGGCGCGGCTCGCCGCGGCGGGACTCTCCGCGACGACGATCTTCAAGGTCAACGAGGGAACGCCCAACGCGGTCGACCGGATGGAGGCGGGCGAGATCCAGATGGTGATCAACACGCCGCTCGGGAAGCTCTCGCACTACGACGAGGCCGCGATCCGGTCGGCCGCGCTCCGGCTGAACATTCCGTGCCTCACCACGATGTCCGCCGCCGCCGCCGCCGTGGAGGCGATCCGTGCGCTCCTCGAGCGCGCCGTCGAAGTCTCCGCGCTCCAGGACTTCCACGCGGAGTGA
- a CDS encoding O-antigen ligase family protein, which produces MSVRTLGRALGALLAAAVLFSGFPAGTRLPAFALGAAAAAFAAGFAAPGIGLAAVAFGCVVSGSAASGDGRYGPLPWPALAALSFAAGSAFRSAIRGADEGAPPPLDRSLARLGVFWAACAAVAALSARTLWAVLRGLAERAVNSRGISDSTAIRGTVLSLAAVFAGIALYDAARRVSASDRRRAVRAAAAGAAVSAAVAWLQSRGFVGASRSAYWKMIGRFPGLQSDPNAAGVLAALAIGPSVAAALHARRKAPWIAAALALAAGIAASGSRSGVLAAVISVAAVLVVDRRAPSRWRRPAVALFAAAVTAALLLASRGHGGALERVLSVFDRGTPFEYRTSSRSLFWRCAWDAFRSAPLGGIGWNAFSWKLPDLAAARGTALPVMDNPGNFYLQLLCETGLAGALLFALFVGRAARSASEAFGGDFPERGAAAALAGLVPALAVGSHLFAAEVSIAAFLMLALVADGRGERAPARRTPAAPPRLAAAAAIAVAVVGWIALLAPTAREDEAFRRSPYIGLYPPEGAGGAVFRWMRPRAALRLAPGQKKTLAFSFPDPAARPRNLTIALADRPLLSRAVSSPPVFLSFLSARDRPTVFRLAAAPSTRPSDSGGADSRLLSLQVAGAWP; this is translated from the coding sequence GTGAGCGTGCGGACGCTCGGCCGGGCGCTCGGCGCTCTCCTCGCGGCCGCTGTTCTCTTTTCCGGATTTCCGGCCGGCACCCGCCTCCCCGCGTTCGCCCTCGGCGCGGCGGCGGCCGCTTTCGCCGCGGGATTCGCCGCGCCGGGGATCGGCCTCGCCGCCGTCGCGTTCGGGTGCGTCGTGTCGGGATCGGCGGCGTCCGGCGACGGAAGATACGGTCCGCTGCCGTGGCCCGCGCTCGCCGCGCTCTCGTTCGCCGCCGGTTCGGCGTTCCGAAGCGCGATCCGGGGCGCGGACGAGGGCGCGCCGCCGCCGCTCGACCGCTCGCTCGCGCGGCTCGGCGTCTTCTGGGCGGCGTGCGCGGCGGTCGCGGCGCTTTCCGCGCGGACCTTGTGGGCCGTCCTCCGGGGCCTCGCGGAGCGCGCCGTCAATTCGCGGGGGATCTCCGATTCCACGGCGATCCGCGGCACCGTGCTCTCGCTCGCGGCCGTGTTCGCCGGGATCGCCCTCTACGACGCGGCGCGCCGCGTTTCTGCGTCGGATCGTCGCCGCGCCGTCCGGGCGGCGGCCGCCGGAGCGGCCGTCTCCGCGGCGGTCGCCTGGCTCCAGTCCCGCGGCTTCGTCGGGGCGTCGCGCTCGGCTTACTGGAAGATGATCGGCCGGTTTCCGGGACTCCAGAGCGACCCGAACGCGGCGGGGGTGCTGGCGGCGCTCGCGATCGGTCCCTCGGTCGCCGCGGCCCTGCACGCTCGCCGCAAGGCGCCGTGGATCGCGGCGGCCCTGGCTCTCGCCGCCGGGATCGCCGCTTCCGGGTCGCGGAGCGGGGTCCTGGCGGCGGTGATCTCGGTGGCGGCGGTCCTCGTCGTCGATCGCCGCGCGCCTTCCCGCTGGAGGCGTCCCGCGGTCGCGCTCTTCGCGGCCGCGGTGACGGCCGCGCTGCTGCTCGCCTCGCGCGGACACGGCGGAGCCCTCGAGCGGGTCCTTTCGGTGTTCGATCGCGGCACTCCGTTCGAATACCGGACCTCGTCTCGGAGCCTGTTCTGGCGCTGCGCCTGGGACGCTTTCCGCAGTGCGCCGCTCGGAGGGATCGGATGGAACGCGTTCTCGTGGAAGCTGCCGGATCTCGCCGCGGCCCGGGGAACGGCTCTCCCCGTCATGGACAACCCGGGCAATTTCTATCTCCAGTTGCTCTGCGAGACGGGCCTGGCCGGCGCGCTCCTCTTCGCGCTCTTCGTCGGCCGCGCGGCGCGATCGGCATCCGAGGCCTTCGGCGGCGATTTTCCGGAAAGGGGAGCCGCGGCCGCCCTCGCGGGGCTCGTCCCGGCTCTCGCGGTCGGCTCGCATCTGTTCGCCGCCGAGGTATCGATCGCCGCCTTCCTGATGCTGGCTCTCGTGGCGGACGGCCGGGGAGAGCGCGCGCCCGCGCGACGAACGCCCGCCGCGCCGCCCCGTCTCGCGGCCGCCGCGGCGATCGCCGTCGCCGTCGTCGGATGGATCGCTCTCCTGGCTCCCACGGCGAGGGAGGACGAAGCCTTCCGCCGCTCTCCTTACATCGGACTGTACCCGCCGGAGGGAGCCGGCGGCGCCGTCTTCCGCTGGATGCGGCCCCGGGCCGCGCTCCGCCTCGCGCCGGGACAGAAGAAGACCCTCGCCTTCTCCTTCCCGGATCCCGCCGCTCGCCCGCGGAATCTGACGATCGCGCTCGCGGATCGGCCGCTCCTGTCGAGAGCCGTGTCGTCGCCGCCCGTCTTCCTCTCGTTTCTCTCCGCGCGGGATCGGCCCACCGTCTTTCGCCTCGCCGCGGCTCCGTCGACCCGCCCTTCCGATTCCGGCGGGGCCGACTCGCGGCTCCTGTCCCTCCAGGTCGCGGGGGCGTGGCCGTGA
- a CDS encoding M23 family metallopeptidase, with amino-acid sequence MAVKVQWHPATGKRTVYSVDLEAWGGIVLFFAASACALLWLALPPVLGAVLARWRRAFAEADASALNARRREALDLATSALRQASERLDTDRALVGRIAYLYGLRSVARRVAGAAGTAAAEPASALETSERRVAVLAQAVSAIETEEGKDAALAPFTPSTAPFPETAWVATGDFGWRVSRITNRTEFAAGLDLAAPRGRPVFASADGTVRWTGPVTFRGAPEYFRFGKIVAIRHGGRAVTVYGNLESVSVRRGQALRRGDRIGTVGVSPWFGAPRLRYEVWRTFEGEPYPIDPRLAILTDRSPEVLDALRKALASPVRPPFPLPADFR; translated from the coding sequence GTGGCCGTGAAGGTTCAGTGGCATCCCGCGACCGGGAAGCGCACCGTGTACTCGGTCGATCTCGAAGCGTGGGGCGGCATCGTGCTCTTCTTCGCGGCGTCCGCGTGCGCTCTTCTCTGGCTCGCGCTCCCTCCGGTGCTCGGAGCCGTGCTGGCGCGCTGGCGACGGGCTTTCGCGGAAGCCGACGCGAGCGCGTTGAATGCCCGCCGCCGGGAGGCGCTCGATCTCGCGACGTCGGCGCTCCGCCAGGCGAGCGAGCGCCTCGACACGGATCGCGCGCTCGTCGGCCGGATCGCCTACCTGTATGGCCTGCGGTCGGTCGCGCGCCGCGTGGCCGGCGCGGCCGGAACGGCCGCGGCGGAACCGGCGAGCGCCCTGGAGACTTCGGAGCGGCGCGTCGCCGTCCTGGCCCAGGCGGTTTCCGCGATCGAAACGGAGGAGGGAAAGGATGCGGCGCTCGCCCCGTTCACTCCTTCGACCGCGCCCTTTCCCGAAACGGCATGGGTCGCGACCGGCGACTTCGGCTGGCGCGTCTCGCGGATCACGAATCGGACCGAATTCGCCGCCGGCCTCGATCTCGCCGCTCCACGGGGACGGCCCGTTTTCGCCTCGGCGGACGGCACCGTCCGGTGGACCGGTCCGGTGACCTTCCGCGGCGCGCCGGAATATTTCCGGTTCGGAAAGATCGTCGCGATCCGGCATGGCGGGCGAGCGGTGACGGTCTACGGCAATCTCGAGTCCGTATCGGTACGCCGGGGACAGGCGCTGCGCCGAGGGGACCGGATCGGCACCGTGGGCGTGAGCCCGTGGTTCGGCGCGCCCCGGCTTCGATACGAGGTCTGGCGGACGTTCGAGGGGGAGCCCTATCCGATCGACCCGCGGCTCGCGATCCTGACCGACCGCTCGCCGGAGGTGCTCGACGCTCTCCGGAAAGCCCTCGCTTCGCCGGTGCGGCCGCCGTTTCCCCTTCCCGCGGACTTCCGCTGA
- a CDS encoding aminotransferase class V-fold PLP-dependent enzyme: protein MFDFSNENLDRQFPVRKNLVYLNHAAVAPLPARVAAALRAHADDQSNFGALHWKKWYRRYDELREKAAAFVGGDAGRISLLPSTSHALNLVAQGLDWRPGDNVVGDDLEFPANVYPWMNLAPRGVEYRAARSRDGRLTSADFEPLVDARTRVVAVSWVAFHSGFDFPLGELSSLCRDRDALFVVDAIQGLGTMPIDTERLGVDVLAADGHKFLYGPEGLAVFAFSEKAKSAIRPPWVGWWNVPWRESQLAYDLRPFSSGRRFEAGSLPTGSVYALSEAIDLLAAVGMEEAERRIGGIVGALRKGLGDLGWTIRTPDGSRSAILSAVPPDGDARRAVEKLEERGVITSPREGAVRFAPHVGNDVDEIARVLEILRSAA, encoded by the coding sequence ATGTTCGACTTCTCCAACGAGAACCTCGACCGCCAGTTCCCGGTCCGCAAGAACCTCGTCTATCTCAATCACGCCGCGGTCGCGCCGCTCCCCGCCCGCGTCGCGGCCGCGCTGCGCGCCCACGCGGACGACCAGTCGAACTTCGGCGCGCTCCACTGGAAGAAGTGGTACCGACGCTACGACGAGCTCCGCGAGAAAGCCGCCGCTTTCGTCGGCGGCGACGCCGGGCGAATCTCGCTTCTCCCGTCGACGTCGCACGCGCTGAATCTCGTCGCGCAGGGCCTCGACTGGCGTCCCGGCGACAACGTCGTGGGGGACGATCTCGAGTTCCCCGCCAACGTCTACCCCTGGATGAATCTCGCGCCGCGCGGCGTCGAGTACCGCGCCGCCCGCAGTCGCGACGGCCGGCTGACCTCCGCCGACTTCGAGCCGCTCGTCGACGCGCGGACGCGCGTCGTGGCGGTCTCCTGGGTCGCGTTCCATTCCGGCTTCGACTTCCCCCTCGGGGAGCTCTCGTCCCTCTGCCGCGATCGCGACGCGCTCTTCGTGGTCGATGCGATCCAGGGGCTGGGGACGATGCCGATCGACACGGAACGTCTCGGCGTCGACGTGCTCGCGGCGGACGGACACAAATTCCTCTACGGTCCGGAAGGTCTCGCGGTCTTCGCGTTCTCCGAAAAGGCGAAGTCGGCGATCCGGCCGCCGTGGGTCGGGTGGTGGAACGTCCCGTGGCGCGAATCGCAGCTCGCCTACGACCTCCGCCCCTTCTCCTCGGGCCGGCGGTTCGAGGCGGGTTCGCTCCCGACCGGTTCCGTGTACGCGCTTTCCGAAGCGATCGATCTCCTCGCTGCCGTCGGCATGGAGGAGGCGGAGCGCCGGATCGGGGGGATCGTCGGCGCGCTTCGGAAAGGCCTCGGAGACCTCGGGTGGACGATCCGCACGCCGGACGGCTCGCGTTCCGCCATTCTCTCCGCGGTGCCCCCGGACGGGGACGCGCGCAGGGCGGTCGAGAAGCTGGAGGAGCGGGGGGTCATCACGTCCCCTCGCGAAGGCGCGGTCCGGTTCGCGCCGCACGTCGGAAACGACGTGGACGAAATCGCCCGGGTTCTCGAGATCCTGCGCTCGGCCGCCTGA